A region of Rhizobium grahamii DNA encodes the following proteins:
- a CDS encoding NifU family protein, whose product MFIQTEATPNPATQKFLPGRVVMETGTAEFRNAEEAQASPLAVRLFEIPGVSGVYFGYDFISVSKDNAEWQHLKPAILGSIMEHFMSGKPVMGDASVLSEDLDAGDEFFDAADQSIVLTIKELLDTRVRPAVAQDGGDITFRGFKDGKVYLNMKGSCSGCPSSTATLKHGVQNLLRHFVPEVEEVIAA is encoded by the coding sequence ATGTTTATTCAGACCGAAGCGACGCCCAATCCCGCCACGCAGAAGTTCCTGCCGGGCCGGGTGGTCATGGAAACGGGCACGGCCGAATTCCGCAACGCCGAGGAAGCACAGGCTTCGCCTCTGGCTGTGCGTCTCTTCGAAATTCCAGGCGTCTCCGGCGTCTACTTCGGCTACGACTTCATCTCCGTCTCCAAGGACAATGCCGAATGGCAGCATCTGAAGCCGGCGATCCTCGGCTCGATCATGGAACACTTCATGTCCGGCAAGCCCGTGATGGGCGACGCCTCGGTTCTTTCCGAGGATCTCGACGCCGGCGATGAATTCTTTGACGCAGCCGACCAATCGATCGTGCTGACCATCAAGGAATTGCTGGATACCCGCGTGCGCCCGGCTGTCGCCCAGGATGGTGGGGACATCACCTTCCGCGGCTTCAAGGACGGCAAGGTGTATCTGAACATGAAAGGCTCCTGCTCCGGCTGCCCGTCTTCGACGGCAACGCTGAAGCATGGCGTGCAGAACCTGCTTCGCCACTTCGTTCCGGAAGTCGAGGAAGTCATCGCCGCCTGA
- a CDS encoding [protein-PII] uridylyltransferase gives MQTKREAQHEAAAPREQEAAPRMATTNEIDFSDILDTDYLLKMCDAVAEANKTRPDVMRSDLLATLKKASSEGRQKARELLSVDGSGINCARRISWLQDQIITVLYEFVCAHIFPKQKDKFAVTAVGGYGRDTLAPGSDIDLLFLFQPKPAEETHKAVEFMLYVLWDMGFKVGHATRTVEECIALSKSDMTIRTAILEMRYICGLRSLETQLETRFDKEIVTGTGPEFIAAKLAERDERHRKAGDTRYLVEPNVKEGKGGLRDLHTLFWISKYYYHVRDTAELVPLGVLSKHEYRLFEKADDFLWAVRCHMHFLTGKAEERLSFDIQREIAEALGYHARPGLSAVERFMKHYFLVAKDVGDLTRILCAALEDQQAKSTPGLSGVISRFAHRSRKIAGSTEFVEDRGRIALASPDVFKRDPISIIRLFHVADINGLEFHPDALKRVTRSLSLIDNNLRENDEANRLFLSILTSKRDPALILRRMNEAGVLGRFIPEFGKIVAMMQFNMYHHYTVDEHLIRTVDVLSEIDKGKADDLHPLANKLMPGIEDREALYVAVLLHDIAKGRQEDHSIAGARVARKLCARFGLSQKQTEMVVWLIQEHLVMSMVAQTRDLTDRKTITDFADVVQSLDRLKMLLILTICDIRAVGPGVWNGWKGQLLRTLYYETELLLAGGFSEVSRKERANFAAEALYNALSEWSQKDRKIYSKLHYQPYLLSVPLEDQVRHAGFIRQADKAGQALATMVRTDSFHAITEITVLSPDHPRLLAVIAGACAAAGANIVDAQIFTTSDGRALDTIHVSREFKDDADELRRAGTIGRMIEDVLSGRKRLPEVIATRTKNRKKSKAFVIPPSVNISNSLSNKFTVIEVECLDRTGLLSEITAVLSDLSLDIQSARITTFGEKVIDSFYVTDLVGQKISGDSKRSNITARLKAVMAEEQDELRERMPSGIIAQPTPVRAVTQTDKKADSPA, from the coding sequence ATGCAGACGAAACGAGAGGCACAGCACGAAGCGGCTGCGCCGCGCGAACAGGAAGCCGCCCCGCGCATGGCGACGACGAACGAAATCGATTTCTCCGATATCCTCGACACCGACTATCTCCTGAAGATGTGCGACGCGGTCGCCGAGGCCAACAAAACACGGCCCGACGTCATGCGGTCCGATCTGCTCGCGACCCTCAAGAAGGCGAGCAGCGAAGGCCGGCAGAAAGCGCGCGAGCTGCTCTCTGTCGACGGCAGCGGCATCAACTGCGCCCGCCGGATTTCCTGGCTCCAAGACCAGATCATCACCGTTCTCTACGAATTCGTCTGCGCCCATATCTTCCCGAAGCAGAAGGACAAGTTTGCCGTCACCGCCGTCGGCGGCTATGGCCGCGACACGCTGGCGCCGGGCTCCGACATCGACCTCCTGTTCCTGTTCCAGCCGAAGCCGGCGGAGGAGACGCACAAGGCCGTCGAATTCATGCTCTACGTTCTCTGGGACATGGGCTTCAAGGTCGGCCATGCGACGCGCACGGTAGAGGAGTGCATCGCGCTCTCGAAGTCGGACATGACGATCCGCACGGCAATCCTCGAGATGCGCTACATCTGCGGCCTGCGCTCGCTGGAAACCCAGCTCGAGACGCGCTTCGACAAGGAAATCGTTACAGGCACGGGCCCGGAATTCATCGCAGCCAAACTCGCCGAGCGCGACGAGCGCCACCGCAAGGCCGGCGACACGCGCTATCTGGTCGAGCCAAACGTCAAGGAAGGCAAGGGCGGCCTGCGCGACCTGCACACGCTCTTCTGGATCTCGAAATACTACTACCACGTCCGCGATACGGCCGAGCTCGTACCGCTCGGCGTTCTCTCCAAGCATGAGTATCGCCTTTTCGAGAAGGCCGACGATTTCCTCTGGGCGGTGCGCTGCCACATGCATTTCCTGACCGGGAAGGCGGAGGAGCGGCTGTCTTTCGATATCCAGCGTGAGATTGCGGAAGCACTCGGATACCATGCGCGCCCCGGCCTTTCGGCCGTCGAGCGCTTCATGAAGCACTACTTCCTCGTCGCCAAGGATGTCGGCGATCTGACGCGCATTCTCTGTGCGGCCCTTGAGGACCAGCAGGCGAAGTCGACGCCAGGATTATCAGGCGTGATCAGCCGCTTCGCACACCGCAGCCGGAAGATCGCGGGCAGCACCGAGTTCGTCGAGGATCGCGGACGCATCGCGCTCGCAAGCCCCGACGTCTTCAAGCGCGATCCGATCAGCATCATCCGGCTCTTCCATGTCGCCGATATCAACGGGCTGGAATTCCATCCGGATGCACTGAAGCGCGTCACGCGCTCGCTCAGCCTGATCGACAACAATCTGCGCGAAAACGACGAGGCAAATCGGCTCTTCCTGTCGATCCTGACCTCGAAGCGCGATCCGGCGCTGATCCTGCGGCGCATGAACGAGGCCGGCGTGCTCGGTCGTTTCATCCCTGAGTTCGGCAAGATCGTCGCGATGATGCAGTTCAACATGTATCATCACTATACGGTCGACGAGCATCTGATCCGCACCGTCGACGTGCTGTCCGAAATCGACAAGGGCAAGGCCGACGACCTGCATCCGCTCGCCAACAAGCTGATGCCCGGCATCGAGGACCGTGAGGCGCTTTACGTCGCCGTCCTGCTCCACGACATTGCCAAGGGTCGCCAGGAAGACCACTCGATCGCCGGCGCCCGAGTCGCGCGCAAGCTCTGCGCCCGTTTTGGCCTGTCGCAGAAGCAGACGGAGATGGTTGTCTGGCTGATCCAAGAGCATCTGGTCATGTCGATGGTCGCGCAGACGCGCGACCTCACCGACCGCAAGACCATCACCGACTTTGCCGACGTCGTTCAGTCGCTCGACCGGTTGAAGATGCTGCTGATCCTGACGATCTGCGATATCCGCGCGGTCGGTCCCGGTGTCTGGAACGGCTGGAAAGGCCAGTTGCTGCGCACCCTCTACTACGAAACGGAACTCTTGCTTGCCGGCGGCTTCTCCGAGGTGTCGCGCAAGGAGCGCGCCAATTTCGCGGCCGAAGCGCTCTATAATGCGCTCTCCGAGTGGAGCCAGAAAGACCGCAAGATCTACAGCAAGCTGCACTACCAGCCCTATCTGCTCTCTGTTCCGCTTGAGGACCAGGTGCGGCATGCCGGCTTCATCCGGCAGGCGGACAAGGCCGGCCAGGCGCTGGCGACGATGGTGCGGACCGACAGCTTCCACGCGATCACCGAGATCACCGTGCTCTCGCCGGACCATCCGCGCCTGCTCGCCGTCATTGCCGGGGCGTGTGCGGCAGCGGGTGCCAACATCGTCGATGCGCAGATCTTTACGACCTCGGATGGCCGCGCGCTTGATACGATCCATGTCAGCCGCGAGTTCAAGGACGATGCCGATGAGCTGCGCCGTGCCGGAACGATCGGACGAATGATCGAGGACGTGCTTTCCGGCCGCAAGCGGTTGCCCGAGGTGATTGCGACGCGGACCAAGAACCGCAAGAAGAGCAAGGCCTTCGTCATCCCGCCGTCGGTCAACATCTCGAACAGCCTGTCGAACAAGTTCACGGTCATCGAGGTCGAATGCCTTGACCGGACGGGCTTGCTGTCGGAAATCACCGCTGTTCTCTCCGATCTGTCGCTCGACATTCAATCGGCCCGGATCACCACCTTCGGAGAGAAGGTCATCGACAGCTTCTACGTGACCGACCTCGTCGGCCAGAAGATCTCGGGCGACAGCAAGCGTTCGAACATCACCGCACGCCTCAAGGCCGTGATGGCCGAAGAGCAGGACGAACTGCGCGAGCGCATGCCATCAGGCATCATCGCGCAACCGACCCCGGTTCGGGCCGTCACACAGACAGACAAGAAGGCGGATTCGCCCGCATGA
- the trpS gene encoding tryptophan--tRNA ligase codes for MSEFKKVVFSGVQPTGNLHLGNYLGAIRKFVALQDGNDCIYCVVDMHALTAQLVHEDMPNQIRSIAAAFIASGIDPEKHIVFNQSAVPQHAELAWIFNCVARIGWMNRMTQFKDKAGKDREQASLGLYAYPSLMAADILVYRGTHVPVGDDQKQHLELARDIAMKFNLDYAEHIRKTGYGIDITVGDEPVHAYFPMVEPLIDGPAPRVMSLRDGTKKMSKSDPSDLSRINLMDDEDAISKKIRKAKTDPEGLPSELDGLKGRPEADNLVGIYAALADRSKADVLAEFGGQQFSVFKPALVDLAVNVLSPITAEMRRLMSDTSHIDAILRNGGERARARAEVTMKEVRDIVGFLY; via the coding sequence ATGAGCGAATTCAAGAAAGTCGTCTTTTCCGGCGTTCAGCCGACCGGCAACCTCCATCTCGGCAACTATCTCGGCGCGATCCGCAAGTTCGTGGCGCTGCAGGACGGCAACGACTGCATCTACTGCGTTGTCGACATGCACGCGCTGACCGCACAGCTCGTCCATGAGGACATGCCGAACCAGATCCGTTCGATCGCCGCCGCCTTTATCGCGTCCGGCATCGACCCGGAAAAGCATATCGTTTTCAACCAGTCGGCCGTTCCTCAACATGCCGAACTCGCCTGGATCTTCAATTGCGTGGCGCGTATCGGCTGGATGAACCGCATGACGCAGTTCAAGGACAAGGCCGGCAAGGATCGCGAGCAGGCCTCGCTCGGTCTCTACGCCTATCCGAGCCTGATGGCCGCCGACATTCTCGTCTACCGCGGTACGCATGTCCCGGTTGGCGACGATCAGAAGCAGCATCTCGAGCTTGCCCGCGACATCGCGATGAAGTTCAACCTCGATTACGCGGAGCATATCCGCAAGACGGGTTACGGCATCGACATCACTGTCGGCGATGAACCGGTGCATGCCTACTTCCCGATGGTCGAGCCTCTGATCGACGGTCCGGCGCCGCGCGTCATGTCGCTTCGCGACGGCACCAAGAAGATGTCGAAGTCGGATCCCTCGGATCTGTCGCGCATCAACCTGATGGACGACGAGGACGCGATCTCGAAGAAGATCCGCAAGGCGAAGACCGATCCGGAAGGTTTGCCGAGCGAACTCGACGGCCTCAAGGGGCGCCCGGAAGCGGACAACCTCGTCGGCATCTATGCGGCACTGGCCGACAGATCGAAGGCGGACGTGCTTGCCGAATTCGGCGGCCAGCAGTTCTCCGTCTTCAAGCCGGCACTGGTCGACCTCGCGGTCAACGTGCTCTCGCCGATCACCGCCGAGATGCGCCGCCTGATGTCTGATACCAGCCATATCGACGCGATCCTGCGCAACGGCGGCGAACGCGCGCGTGCCCGCGCCGAAGTGACGATGAAGGAAGTCCGCGACATCGTCGGCTTCCTCTACTGA
- a CDS encoding YcbK family protein, whose amino-acid sequence MQSAFSIALAGLFCLSCFDSADAQNIKRVVIPPLKHKETLAYTLQTVSVQANCFPPQLRGILSYIADKTGRRPIVTSGFRARGRSHSQHRHCAAADIRIPGVSERTIIAIAASAPGIGGIGRYCNGIVHVDVGPKRRWTYC is encoded by the coding sequence ATGCAATCCGCATTTTCCATCGCACTCGCCGGCCTGTTCTGTCTGTCGTGTTTCGACAGTGCCGACGCTCAGAATATCAAGAGAGTTGTAATACCGCCGCTCAAGCACAAGGAAACGCTCGCCTATACTCTGCAGACCGTCAGCGTTCAGGCGAACTGCTTCCCGCCACAGCTCCGCGGTATCCTGTCGTACATCGCCGACAAGACTGGCCGCCGTCCCATCGTAACCTCAGGGTTTCGGGCACGCGGCCGATCGCATTCCCAGCACCGCCATTGCGCGGCGGCCGACATCCGGATTCCAGGTGTATCGGAGCGCACGATCATCGCGATCGCGGCGTCAGCGCCTGGGATCGGTGGCATCGGTCGCTACTGTAACGGCATCGTCCATGTGGACGTCGGCCCGAAGCGGCGGTGGACATACTGCTGA
- a CDS encoding cupin domain-containing protein: protein MRDRNLIQIGTMEIRFLIDEDQSSESLVMFEFTVPSQARVPAAHFHRDVDEVIYGLSGTMTTTLDGKKHEIRAGETLFIPRGYVHTHENLHGETAKVLITMTPGLIGRRYFEEMASAINVQGKPDIEHVKEIMRLYGLMPV from the coding sequence ATGCGCGATCGTAACCTCATTCAGATCGGCACCATGGAGATCCGCTTTCTGATCGATGAAGATCAGAGTTCGGAAAGCCTTGTGATGTTCGAGTTCACGGTGCCGTCGCAGGCAAGGGTTCCGGCTGCGCATTTTCATCGCGACGTCGACGAGGTGATCTACGGCCTGTCGGGAACGATGACGACCACCCTCGACGGAAAGAAGCACGAAATAAGGGCCGGCGAGACGCTGTTCATCCCGCGCGGCTACGTGCACACACACGAAAATCTCCATGGTGAGACGGCGAAGGTGTTGATCACCATGACACCCGGGCTGATTGGGCGGCGATACTTCGAGGAAATGGCCTCCGCCATCAACGTCCAGGGAAAACCCGATATCGAGCACGTCAAGGAAATCATGCGGCTCTACGGCCTGATGCCGGTGTAA
- a CDS encoding universal stress protein: protein MVSKRLSRLEGHRRKFMAVIDDTPECSRAVHYAGRRAKNSNGGLVLAYIIPDGDFQQWLGVEEIMRAEAREEAEAVVAKSAQLVRETIGIEPEIVIREGSAAEQINAVIEEDRDIAILVLAASSAKEGPGPLVSSVAGRGAAFPIPVTVLPDTLTDEELDALA, encoded by the coding sequence ATGGTATCAAAGCGACTCTCACGGCTCGAAGGTCATCGGCGCAAATTCATGGCGGTCATCGATGATACGCCCGAATGCTCCCGTGCGGTTCATTATGCCGGTCGGCGTGCGAAGAATTCCAACGGCGGCCTGGTTCTGGCTTACATCATTCCGGATGGCGACTTTCAGCAATGGCTCGGCGTGGAGGAAATCATGCGCGCCGAGGCGCGCGAGGAAGCCGAGGCCGTTGTTGCCAAATCGGCCCAGCTGGTGCGCGAGACGATCGGCATCGAGCCGGAAATCGTTATTCGCGAAGGTAGCGCTGCCGAACAGATCAATGCGGTGATCGAAGAAGATCGGGACATCGCGATCCTCGTGCTTGCCGCAAGCTCGGCCAAGGAAGGCCCCGGGCCTCTGGTTTCTTCGGTTGCAGGACGCGGCGCGGCCTTTCCCATTCCGGTAACCGTTCTTCCTGATACGCTGACGGACGAGGAGCTCGACGCCTTGGCCTGA
- a CDS encoding Fur family transcriptional regulator — protein MTEVAKTLEELCAERGMRMTEQRRVIARILEESADHPDVEELYRRSVKVDAKISISTVYRTVKLFEDAGIIARHDFRDGRSRYETVPEEHHDHLIDLKSGVVIEFRSPEIEALQERIAREHGFQLVDHRLELYGIPLKKDEH, from the coding sequence ATGACAGAAGTGGCCAAGACCCTGGAGGAGCTTTGCGCTGAGCGCGGCATGCGAATGACCGAGCAGCGCCGCGTTATTGCGCGCATTCTCGAGGAATCCGCTGACCATCCCGATGTCGAGGAACTCTATCGCCGTTCGGTCAAGGTCGATGCCAAGATCTCGATTTCGACGGTCTACCGCACGGTCAAGCTCTTCGAGGATGCGGGCATCATCGCACGCCACGACTTCCGCGACGGGCGCTCGCGTTACGAAACCGTCCCGGAAGAGCACCATGACCATCTGATCGACCTGAAGTCGGGCGTGGTCATCGAATTCCGCTCGCCGGAGATCGAGGCGCTTCAGGAGCGCATTGCTCGCGAACACGGCTTCCAACTCGTCGACCACCGGCTCGAACTCTACGGCATTCCGCTGAAGAAGGACGAGCACTGA
- a CDS encoding lysophospholipid acyltransferase family protein → MIAWLRVALAGIVILVASILLMPWQLLALRYDWRMRRWLPRLWHRIVCFCLGIRIHIHGEMETRRPLMLCANHSSWMDIMVLSAVADVAFIAKTEVRDWPIFGTLAKLQKSVFVVREEKHKTGTQANEIAGRMADGEIVVLFPEGTTSDGNRLLEVKSSLFGAAAMAVPASPSGTVYVQPVAVAYTRAQGLPMGRYHRPLASWPGDVEMLPHLKDMLRCGAFDVEVHFGEAIPYRGDSKRKEVSATIAHRIRSMLGAALRGREAA, encoded by the coding sequence TTGATCGCCTGGCTGCGCGTCGCCCTCGCGGGTATCGTCATTCTCGTCGCAAGCATTCTGCTGATGCCGTGGCAATTGCTGGCGCTAAGGTATGACTGGAGGATGCGGCGTTGGCTGCCCCGCCTATGGCATCGCATCGTCTGCTTCTGTCTTGGTATCCGCATTCACATTCACGGCGAGATGGAAACGCGGCGGCCGCTGATGCTCTGCGCCAATCACTCCTCGTGGATGGACATCATGGTTCTGTCCGCAGTCGCGGACGTCGCATTCATCGCAAAGACCGAGGTGCGGGACTGGCCGATCTTCGGCACGCTGGCGAAACTGCAGAAAAGCGTCTTCGTTGTGCGCGAAGAGAAGCATAAGACAGGGACCCAGGCGAACGAGATCGCCGGCCGCATGGCCGACGGAGAGATCGTCGTGCTGTTTCCCGAGGGCACGACCTCGGACGGCAACCGCCTGCTCGAGGTGAAATCCTCGCTGTTCGGTGCAGCCGCCATGGCGGTCCCGGCGTCGCCGAGCGGCACGGTCTATGTCCAGCCGGTGGCGGTCGCCTACACCAGGGCGCAAGGCCTTCCGATGGGGCGCTACCACCGTCCGCTTGCCTCCTGGCCCGGTGATGTCGAGATGCTGCCGCACCTGAAGGACATGCTGAGATGCGGCGCCTTCGATGTCGAAGTGCATTTCGGAGAAGCCATTCCCTATCGAGGCGACAGCAAGCGCAAGGAAGTCAGCGCGACCATCGCCCACCGCATCCGCTCGATGCTCGGGGCAGCGCTGCGCG
- a CDS encoding GNAT family N-acetyltransferase, which yields MTMLESYLTLKPEFEIIAMDSDDCRAVATLHGERFARPWGDGEFYSLLTQSNVFGFVARQTNAFLKKPLPGFVLARQAAGEAEILTIAVQAKLARAGLGWRLMQAAIREAQARGGESMFLEVDNGNAAALGLYRKLGFEQVGERRGYYKDANGATSTALVMKRVLR from the coding sequence ATGACCATGTTGGAATCCTATCTGACGCTGAAGCCGGAATTCGAGATCATCGCAATGGACAGCGACGATTGCCGCGCGGTCGCCACGTTGCATGGCGAACGCTTCGCCCGCCCCTGGGGTGACGGCGAATTCTACAGCCTGCTCACCCAGAGCAATGTCTTCGGTTTCGTTGCCCGCCAGACCAACGCCTTCCTCAAGAAGCCGCTGCCGGGTTTCGTGCTTGCGAGGCAGGCCGCCGGCGAAGCCGAGATCCTGACGATCGCCGTGCAGGCGAAGCTCGCGCGGGCCGGCCTCGGCTGGCGTCTGATGCAGGCGGCCATCCGGGAGGCCCAGGCCCGCGGTGGCGAGAGCATGTTCCTTGAGGTCGACAACGGCAACGCTGCCGCATTGGGGCTCTATCGCAAGCTCGGCTTCGAACAGGTTGGCGAACGCCGTGGATACTACAAGGATGCCAACGGCGCGACATCCACAGCGCTTGTCATGAAGCGTGTTCTTCGCTAG
- a CDS encoding VOC family protein: MSQSLFLVTLIVDDYDRAKDFYCGALGFDCVQDDAQSPDNRWLVVKPDGGDGAAFLLAKADTEEQKAAIGNQTGGRVGFFLKTDDFARDHASMLAKGVRFLEEPRHEIYGTVAVFSDPYGNTFDLIQHAAA; this comes from the coding sequence ATGTCCCAGTCCCTTTTCCTCGTGACCCTCATCGTCGACGACTACGATCGCGCCAAGGATTTCTATTGCGGCGCCCTCGGCTTCGACTGCGTCCAGGACGATGCCCAGTCTCCTGATAATCGCTGGCTGGTGGTCAAGCCTGATGGTGGTGACGGGGCGGCCTTCCTGCTCGCGAAGGCCGACACCGAAGAGCAGAAGGCTGCGATCGGCAACCAGACCGGCGGTCGCGTCGGCTTCTTCCTCAAAACCGATGATTTCGCCCGCGACCATGCGTCGATGCTGGCAAAGGGCGTGCGCTTTCTGGAAGAGCCCCGGCATGAAATCTACGGAACCGTGGCGGTGTTTTCGGATCCTTATGGCAACACCTTCGACCTGATCCAACACGCCGCAGCCTGA
- the tsaB gene encoding tRNA (adenosine(37)-N6)-threonylcarbamoyltransferase complex dimerization subunit type 1 TsaB: MIILALDTAGVDCAAALYDSGRNTMLGEASDMIGKGHAEHLMGIVDRVLDQAGVALSAVDRIAVTVGPGSFTGIRVGVAAARGFALSLGVPAVGITTLAVMAEAQRLKTPGRPVLAAMDAKRNEIYLQAFDADGYALDEARAVSIEEAQAFAAGFGGEITGSATPLLKPDASGDHANHFPISIVARLAAAADPSSGKPKPLYLRGPDAKPQAGFAIERV, from the coding sequence ATGATCATACTGGCGCTCGACACCGCAGGTGTGGATTGCGCTGCCGCTCTCTATGACAGCGGCAGGAATACGATGCTGGGGGAGGCATCGGACATGATCGGCAAGGGGCATGCAGAACATCTGATGGGGATTGTCGACCGCGTGCTGGATCAGGCAGGCGTTGCGCTTTCGGCTGTCGATCGCATCGCCGTCACCGTCGGTCCGGGCTCGTTTACCGGCATTCGCGTCGGCGTTGCCGCCGCTCGCGGCTTCGCGCTCTCGCTCGGCGTCCCGGCTGTCGGCATCACAACGCTCGCGGTCATGGCCGAGGCGCAGCGGCTGAAGACGCCGGGCCGCCCGGTTCTCGCCGCCATGGATGCGAAACGCAACGAGATCTATCTGCAGGCATTCGATGCCGATGGCTACGCACTTGACGAGGCCCGCGCCGTCTCGATCGAAGAGGCACAGGCATTCGCGGCCGGATTTGGCGGTGAGATCACCGGCTCGGCGACCCCGCTGCTGAAACCCGACGCATCGGGCGATCACGCCAACCACTTCCCGATTTCGATCGTGGCGCGCCTTGCTGCTGCCGCCGATCCTTCTTCCGGAAAGCCGAAGCCTCTTTATCTGCGCGGACCCGACGCCAAGCCACAGGCCGGATTCGCAATCGAACGAGTATGA
- the murJ gene encoding murein biosynthesis integral membrane protein MurJ: MSLVRKFATVGGATLGSRIFGFARETLMAAALGTGPMADVFYAAFRFPNLFRRLFAEGAFNAAFVPLFAKEIEANGTDGAKRFSEEVFGVLFSVLLLITIVMELCMPLLVRFVIAPGFADDAEKFSITIRMAAVMFPYLMCMSLTAMMSGMLNSLHHFFAAAIAPVFLNVVMIGALFYALYTGAEPLQTAWYLSWGVLVAGILQLVVVYLGVLHAGMSIGFRFPRFTPNVKRLLILAVPAAVTGGITQINQMIGQAIASSKEGAIAALQYADRIYQLPLGVVGVAVGVVLLPELARALKGGNLREAGNLQNRSIEFVLFLTIPAAFALWILSNEIIRVLYERGAFHQENTAVVASILAIYGIGLPAFVLIKALQPGFYAREDTKTPMRFSAVAVGVNCATALTLFPFLGAPGIAVAEATAGWISTVLLFTTLLRRGHLAWEWALARRAALLVISAAVMGGVIMYLQHRWEPWLASGAHLTTKIGTLGLLIVIAMAVYFATAFLIGGANLGMIRRNLNRKPAKVDG; the protein is encoded by the coding sequence ATGAGCCTCGTCAGAAAATTCGCCACCGTCGGCGGCGCCACGCTTGGCAGCCGCATCTTCGGCTTTGCCCGGGAAACGCTGATGGCGGCGGCCCTTGGCACCGGCCCGATGGCCGACGTCTTCTACGCCGCCTTTCGCTTCCCGAACCTCTTCCGCCGGCTGTTTGCCGAAGGCGCGTTCAACGCCGCCTTCGTGCCGCTGTTTGCCAAGGAGATCGAGGCGAACGGCACCGACGGAGCCAAGCGCTTTTCCGAAGAGGTCTTCGGCGTCCTGTTCTCGGTGCTGCTGCTCATCACTATCGTGATGGAACTCTGCATGCCGCTTCTCGTGCGCTTCGTCATCGCGCCGGGCTTTGCCGACGATGCTGAGAAATTCTCGATCACCATCCGCATGGCGGCGGTGATGTTCCCTTATCTCATGTGCATGTCGCTGACGGCGATGATGAGCGGGATGTTGAACTCGCTGCATCATTTCTTTGCGGCGGCCATCGCTCCCGTCTTCCTCAACGTCGTGATGATCGGGGCGCTATTCTACGCGCTCTACACCGGCGCCGAACCGCTTCAGACCGCCTGGTATCTCTCCTGGGGCGTGCTGGTCGCGGGTATCCTGCAGCTCGTCGTGGTCTATCTCGGCGTCCTGCATGCCGGCATGAGCATCGGCTTTCGCTTTCCGCGCTTTACGCCGAACGTCAAGCGGCTGCTGATCCTCGCGGTGCCCGCCGCCGTGACTGGCGGCATCACTCAGATCAACCAGATGATCGGGCAGGCCATCGCCTCCAGCAAGGAAGGCGCGATCGCAGCACTTCAATATGCGGACCGTATCTACCAGCTGCCGCTCGGCGTCGTCGGCGTTGCCGTCGGCGTGGTGCTTTTGCCGGAACTGGCGCGTGCGCTGAAGGGCGGCAATCTGCGCGAGGCCGGAAACCTGCAGAACCGGTCGATCGAGTTCGTGCTGTTCCTGACGATCCCGGCCGCCTTCGCACTCTGGATCCTCTCCAACGAGATCATTCGCGTGCTCTATGAACGCGGTGCCTTCCATCAGGAAAATACCGCGGTCGTCGCTTCCATTCTTGCGATCTACGGCATCGGCCTGCCCGCCTTCGTGCTGATCAAGGCGCTGCAACCTGGCTTCTACGCGCGCGAAGACACCAAGACGCCGATGCGGTTTTCCGCCGTGGCGGTTGGCGTCAACTGCGCGACGGCTCTGACGCTATTTCCGTTCCTCGGCGCTCCCGGGATCGCGGTTGCGGAAGCAACGGCCGGCTGGATCAGCACGGTGCTGCTGTTCACGACACTGCTTCGCCGTGGCCACCTCGCCTGGGAATGGGCCCTTGCACGCCGCGCGGCGCTGCTCGTCATATCCGCCGCCGTCATGGGCGGCGTGATCATGTACCTGCAGCACCGCTGGGAGCCTTGGCTTGCCTCTGGCGCGCACCTGACGACGAAGATCGGCACACTCGGACTGCTGATCGTCATCGCCATGGCGGTCTATTTCGCGACCGCCTTCCTGATCGGCGGTGCCAACCTCGGCATGATCCGGCGGAACCTGAACCGCAAGCCGGCGAAGGTCGACGGCTAG